GATATTGAAACAGCGAAAATGGAAAATAACAATATTGATTCTTCTCCTCTTTCTCTCTGCCTGTGCGACCACGACAGGTCCAAAGGTTACGGATAAGGAAATAGAGGTCGCTACAGAAGAACTCAGGATAAAGGCTGCAAAACGGTTTATCGAAACCAAACAGTGGGTGCATACAGTAAGCTGGAGGCTTCTCAAAGCGATACCGAAGGAGGACTTCAAGAAAAGAAGGGGAGGTATCGGAATAGACCTCTATAATCTCAAAGACCCTGTCCTTGCACGGATTGCAGGAAAAGAGGCATCTTCATCGGATAGGCTCATTATCTCTTTTGTTACTCCAGGAACTCCTGCTTATGTGGCAGGATTGAAAGCAGGTGATATTATAAAAGAGATCGATGGTAAAAAGGTATCGGACATGACTGATTATAGCAGAGCGGTGGAGGACATCACACCAGGCAAGGTCACAAGGTTTACTATAACACGGAATAATCAGACACTCAATATTGATATTATACCTGCCGATATGCCAAGGCTCGCTGTCTTCGTTATAGATTCCCCTGAGATTAATGCCTTTGCTGATTCAAGTGGTGTCTATATTACTTACGGAATGCTACGATTTGTTAAATCTGATGATGAACTTGCCTTTGTTCTCGGACATGAGATGGCACATCTTACAAAAGGACATTTATTGAAATCAACAGGCTCCCAGATACTAAGTGGTATAATAGGTATCCTCGTAGGGGGAGTAATGAGCAGATATGACCCTCAAAGTGGACAGGTGCTGGGAGATACTGTTGCGAGGGGATTGCATGCCCCATTTTCAAGGGAACTTGAAAGGGAGGCTGACTATTTTGGATTGCTTTACACCCACAGGGCTGGTTTTGATATTGTAAAGGCATCCGAATTCTGGGAGAGGTTTGCGATAGAACTGCCTGCAACTATGACTCGCAGTTATCTCGGAACACATCCCTCATCTCCAGAGAGGATGGTAAGGATGAAAAAATCTGTTGAGGAGATATTGAAAGGTGATAGAAATTCCACCACACCTAATCCATAACCTCATAAAGAGAGCACTTGCCGAAGACATAGGGCACGGAGATATAACAACCACCTCGATAGTCCCTGAAGAGAAAACATCTGAGGGTAAGATTATTGCCAAGGAAGGCTTAGTCCTCTGCGGTTTATACATCGCAGAGGGAGTCTTCAGAGCCCTCGACAGGGATGCAACAGTATCTTCACACTTTAAAGATGGTGATACCATAAGAAAAGGCGAAATAATTGCAGGGGTCTCATGTAATACAAAGGCATTACTGACAGGAGAGAGGACAGCCCTTAATATAATGCAGAGGCTCTCAGGCATAGCGACCCTGACATCAAGGTTTGTAGAACAGGTTAAAGGCACAGGGGCAAGGATAGTTGATACGAGAAAGACAACACCTATGTTAAGGGCTTTTGAAAAGTATGCTGTGAGGTGTGGAGGGGGATTAAATCACCGATTCGGGCTCTATGATGCAGTTCTCATCAAAGATAATCATATAGTGGTCGCAGGAGGTATAACCTCTGCAGTCAGACGTGTAAGAGAAATCTTGCCTCACACGGTAAAGATAGAGGTTGAGACAAAAAAACTCGATGAAGTAAAAGAGGCGGTCGAGGCTAAAGTCGATATAATTATGCTGGATAATATGGGAATTGATGAAATAAAAAAGGCAGTTTCTTTTATACGATCAACTCGCAACTCGCAACTCGCAATTCTTATCGAGGCATCAGGAAATATC
The nucleotide sequence above comes from Nitrospirota bacterium. Encoded proteins:
- a CDS encoding M48 family metallopeptidase, producing the protein MILKQRKWKITILILLLFLSACATTTGPKVTDKEIEVATEELRIKAAKRFIETKQWVHTVSWRLLKAIPKEDFKKRRGGIGIDLYNLKDPVLARIAGKEASSSDRLIISFVTPGTPAYVAGLKAGDIIKEIDGKKVSDMTDYSRAVEDITPGKVTRFTITRNNQTLNIDIIPADMPRLAVFVIDSPEINAFADSSGVYITYGMLRFVKSDDELAFVLGHEMAHLTKGHLLKSTGSQILSGIIGILVGGVMSRYDPQSGQVLGDTVARGLHAPFSRELEREADYFGLLYTHRAGFDIVKASEFWERFAIELPATMTRSYLGTHPSSPERMVRMKKSVEEILKGDRNSTTPNP
- the nadC gene encoding carboxylating nicotinate-nucleotide diphosphorylase, whose translation is MIEIPPHLIHNLIKRALAEDIGHGDITTTSIVPEEKTSEGKIIAKEGLVLCGLYIAEGVFRALDRDATVSSHFKDGDTIRKGEIIAGVSCNTKALLTGERTALNIMQRLSGIATLTSRFVEQVKGTGARIVDTRKTTPMLRAFEKYAVRCGGGLNHRFGLYDAVLIKDNHIVVAGGITSAVRRVREILPHTVKIEVETKKLDEVKEAVEAKVDIIMLDNMGIDEIKKAVSFIRSTRNSQLAILIEASGNINLDNVRDVALAGVDLISVGALTHSAPAVDISLEVS